One window from the genome of Sandaracinaceae bacterium encodes:
- a CDS encoding polyhydroxyalkanoate synthesis regulator DNA-binding domain-containing protein produces MNEIAASPRVIKRYANRKLYDTLESRYVTLQDIAEFVRVGQNVQIIDNKSKEDLTRVTLAQIIYEEERNGDERRTLTSLRSFVQEGRDRIVNTFMDGPMGKLVRRDEDEPTRPSEPPPAKPVPVPPAGERLDRKLMANSKEALDELQRKADDRVKSIVQSAMGTVQQLQTEVRRLQSRIEELEDRLVSVTRRSKDGEGGRPAHEDDDLDPDADSES; encoded by the coding sequence ATGAACGAGATCGCCGCTAGCCCCCGGGTGATCAAGCGCTACGCGAACCGGAAGCTCTACGACACGCTCGAGAGCCGCTACGTCACGCTGCAGGACATCGCCGAGTTCGTTCGTGTGGGGCAGAACGTTCAGATCATCGACAACAAGTCGAAAGAAGACCTCACGCGGGTGACGCTGGCCCAGATCATCTACGAAGAGGAGCGCAATGGCGACGAGCGGCGCACCCTGACGAGCCTGCGGTCCTTTGTGCAAGAGGGACGCGATCGGATCGTCAACACCTTCATGGACGGCCCCATGGGCAAGCTGGTGCGACGCGACGAAGATGAGCCGACGCGCCCGAGCGAACCTCCGCCCGCGAAGCCGGTCCCCGTGCCTCCCGCTGGCGAGCGCCTCGACCGCAAGCTGATGGCCAACTCGAAGGAGGCCCTCGACGAGCTACAGCGGAAGGCAGACGACCGCGTGAAGTCCATCGTGCAGAGCGCCATGGGCACCGTGCAGCAGCTGCAGACCGAGGTGCGGAGACTGCAGTCCCGCATCGAAGAGCTGGAGGATCGCCTCGTGTCGGTGACGCGCCGCAGCAAGGATGGCGAGGGGGGGCGGCCCGCCCACGAGGACGACGACCTCGACCCGGACGCGGACAGCGAGTCCTGA
- a CDS encoding GTPase domain-containing protein, producing the protein MSFINYINREINCKIVFYGPGLCGKTTNLQHIYQKTNPEAKGKMISLATETERTLFFDFLPLALGEIRGFKTRFHLYTVPGQVFYDASRKLILKGVDGIVFVADSQIARMEANIESMENLRTNLAEQGYSLDKLPYVIQYNKRDMPSIASVEELQELLNPNNVPYYEACAATGEGVFDTLKGVARLVLGELKRGGAGA; encoded by the coding sequence GTGTCGTTCATCAACTACATCAACCGCGAGATCAACTGCAAGATCGTCTTCTACGGACCGGGCTTGTGCGGCAAGACCACCAACCTGCAGCACATCTATCAAAAGACGAACCCGGAGGCGAAGGGGAAGATGATCTCCCTGGCCACCGAGACCGAACGAACCCTGTTCTTCGACTTCCTGCCGCTGGCCCTGGGTGAGATCCGCGGCTTCAAGACGCGCTTCCACCTGTACACGGTCCCAGGGCAGGTGTTCTACGACGCAAGCCGCAAGCTCATCCTCAAGGGTGTGGACGGAATCGTGTTCGTCGCGGACTCCCAGATCGCCCGCATGGAAGCGAACATCGAGTCCATGGAGAACCTCCGCACCAACCTCGCGGAGCAGGGCTACAGCTTGGACAAGCTCCCGTACGTCATCCAGTACAACAAGCGCGACATGCCCAGCATCGCGTCCGTCGAGGAGCTGCAGGAGCTGCTCAACCCCAACAACGTGCCGTACTACGAAGCCTGCGCCGCAACTGGCGAGGGCGTGTTCGACACGCTGAAGGGCGTGGCACGCCTGGTGCTCGGAGAGCTCAAGCGGGGCGGCGCGGGCGCCTGA
- a CDS encoding roadblock/LC7 domain-containing protein, whose amino-acid sequence MTNPQMVMYEEEFNQIQTIVDRLVREANAQVVFIIDKNGQLIANAGETEQLDTTSLASLTAGNIAATGGIAKLLRENEFSTQFHEGEKSNIHIQLVGNRVILVVIFDNKTSLGLVRLRVKKASEQLNLIFEALLQKVQDPNQETPFAEITDDDIDNLFND is encoded by the coding sequence ATGACGAACCCGCAGATGGTGATGTACGAGGAGGAGTTCAATCAGATCCAGACGATCGTCGATCGCCTGGTTCGTGAGGCGAACGCCCAAGTCGTATTCATCATCGACAAGAACGGCCAACTCATCGCCAACGCCGGCGAGACCGAACAACTGGACACGACCTCGCTCGCGTCCCTCACCGCCGGCAACATCGCCGCCACGGGCGGCATTGCCAAGTTGCTGCGCGAGAACGAGTTCAGCACCCAGTTCCACGAGGGTGAGAAGAGCAACATCCACATCCAGTTGGTCGGCAACCGGGTGATCTTGGTGGTGATCTTCGACAACAAGACCAGCCTGGGCTTGGTGAGGCTGCGCGTGAAGAAGGCCAGCGAGCAGCTCAACCTCATCTTCGAGGCGCTGCTCCAGAAGGTGCAGGATCCCAATCAGGAGACTCCCTTCGCCGAGATCACCGATGACGACATCGACAACCTGTTCAACGATTAG